In one window of Dokdonia sp. PRO95 DNA:
- a CDS encoding CTP synthase, with the protein MASTKYIFVTGGVSSSLGKGIIAASLAKLLQARGYRVTIQKLDPYINIDPGTLNPYEHGECYVTDDGAETDLDLGHYERFLNVPTSQANNVTTGRIYQSVIDKERRGEFLGKTVQVIPHITNEIKERIQILGKSGDYDIVITEIGGTVGDIESLPYIESIRQLKWELGKQNSLVIHLTLIPFLAAAGELKTKPTQHSVKTLMESGIMADILVCRTEHELGYELKSKLARFCNVEQEAVIESRDASTIYDVPNLMLEEGLDVISLKKLDLSDTTQPELTGWNEFLAKHKNPKSTVTIGLIGKYVELQDSYKSILEAFIHAGAENEVKVNIESIHSEHITPDVIKNKIAKLDGVLVAPGFGERGIEGKIKAVQYAREHKIPFLGICLGMQMAVIEYGRNVCNLAKANSTEMDANTPHPVIGLMDEQKNITEMGGTMRLGAWACKLEGGSIVSDVYKEEVIMERHRHRYEFNDAYREQLEKAGMKITGTNPDTGLVEIIEIEDHPWFVGVQYHPEYKSTVSNPHPLFVAFVRAAVSYAQDSTRVTMS; encoded by the coding sequence ATGGCATCTACAAAATACATCTTCGTAACGGGCGGAGTTTCTTCTTCTCTAGGTAAAGGTATCATCGCAGCATCGCTAGCTAAATTACTTCAAGCCAGAGGCTACAGAGTTACTATCCAAAAATTAGATCCTTATATAAATATTGATCCAGGTACTTTAAATCCTTACGAGCACGGTGAGTGTTATGTAACAGATGATGGTGCTGAGACAGATCTTGACTTAGGTCATTATGAGCGTTTTCTTAACGTTCCTACTTCGCAGGCAAATAATGTTACAACAGGACGTATTTACCAGAGCGTAATAGACAAGGAACGCCGTGGAGAGTTTTTAGGTAAAACGGTTCAGGTAATTCCACACATAACAAATGAAATCAAGGAGCGTATCCAGATTTTAGGTAAAAGCGGTGATTATGATATCGTTATTACAGAAATAGGAGGTACCGTGGGTGATATTGAATCACTGCCGTATATAGAAAGTATAAGACAACTTAAGTGGGAACTAGGAAAGCAGAATTCACTAGTTATTCACTTAACACTTATTCCTTTCCTGGCAGCTGCAGGAGAACTTAAAACTAAGCCTACGCAACACAGTGTAAAAACGCTTATGGAAAGTGGGATTATGGCAGACATCTTAGTATGTCGTACGGAGCACGAATTAGGATATGAGCTCAAGTCAAAACTAGCTCGTTTTTGTAATGTAGAGCAAGAGGCAGTTATAGAATCTAGAGACGCAAGTACAATTTATGATGTACCTAATCTTATGTTAGAGGAAGGTTTAGATGTAATTTCACTTAAAAAATTAGATCTTTCTGATACTACACAACCAGAACTTACTGGATGGAATGAGTTTCTTGCAAAACATAAAAACCCAAAGTCTACAGTTACTATTGGGCTAATAGGAAAGTATGTAGAATTACAAGATTCTTACAAATCTATACTTGAGGCTTTCATACATGCAGGAGCAGAAAATGAAGTAAAGGTAAATATAGAGAGTATCCATAGTGAGCACATTACTCCAGATGTAATCAAAAATAAAATAGCAAAACTAGATGGTGTTCTTGTTGCGCCAGGTTTTGGAGAACGCGGTATTGAGGGTAAGATCAAGGCGGTACAGTATGCTAGAGAGCATAAAATTCCATTTTTAGGAATTTGTCTCGGGATGCAAATGGCAGTGATAGAATATGGTAGAAACGTATGTAATCTAGCAAAAGCAAATTCTACAGAGATGGATGCAAACACTCCGCATCCAGTTATAGGCTTAATGGATGAGCAAAAGAACATCACAGAAATGGGTGGAACGATGCGTTTAGGAGCTTGGGCTTGTAAACTTGAAGGAGGTAGTATTGTAAGTGATGTTTATAAAGAAGAAGTTATTATGGAGCGTCACCGTCATAGATATGAATTTAATGATGCATACCGTGAGCAGCTAGAAAAAGCTGGTATGAAAATAACAGGAACAAATCCTGACACGGGACTTGTAGAAATTATAGAAATAGAGGACCATCCATGGTTTGTGGGAGTGCAGTATCACCCAGAATATAAGAGTACGGTATCTAATCCACACCCATTATTTGTGGCATTTGTAAGAGCAGCGGTAAGTTATGCTCAAGATAGTACTCGTGTCACTATGTCATAA
- a CDS encoding HTTM domain-containing protein: protein MIQQVKRYLNTQREAAPLAVFRVSFGLLMLASLIRFWSYGWIEKFYIAPSFHFTFYGFEWVRPFGNYTYLLFAICALSTIMITLGYKYRLAIIVFFLSFTYIELMDKTMYLNHYYFISMLSFLMIFIPAGSYFSIDALQLSRKRTITPIQFVPRWTIDSIKLLLGIVYVYAGLAKLNSDWLIKAMPLKIWLPSKFDIPFIGNLLGEEWVQYVFSWFGAGYDLFIPFFLLWRKSRTFAFIMVIIFHVLTRVLFPIGMFPYVMIVSALIFFDAGFHKKIIYAFAKAVKYPQQLLQTKQRYVPKNSNLARTSVVIVAVFFTIQLLLPWRNLAYPGELFWTEEGYRFSWRVMLMEKSGYAQFKIVDGVSGKRFYVDNTDFLTPLQEKQMSFQPDFILEYAHYLRDHFEGQGHQEVEVYVESYVALNGRLSTAYVDPKVDLAQIEDSFAHKNWIIPFTDEIKGL, encoded by the coding sequence ATGATACAGCAAGTCAAAAGATATTTAAATACACAAAGAGAGGCCGCACCACTAGCGGTCTTTCGTGTGTCTTTTGGGCTGCTCATGCTAGCCAGTCTCATCAGATTCTGGAGTTACGGATGGATTGAAAAATTCTATATTGCGCCATCCTTTCATTTTACATTTTATGGTTTTGAGTGGGTGCGTCCTTTTGGGAATTATACCTACTTATTATTTGCGATATGTGCGTTAAGTACGATCATGATTACCCTAGGTTATAAATACCGTTTGGCAATCATTGTCTTCTTTTTAAGCTTTACTTACATAGAGCTCATGGATAAAACCATGTATCTCAATCACTACTACTTCATCAGTATGCTTAGTTTCCTGATGATTTTTATACCTGCAGGTTCTTATTTTTCGATTGATGCGTTACAGCTTTCGCGAAAGCGTACCATAACACCTATACAGTTTGTGCCTCGTTGGACTATAGATAGTATAAAACTACTTCTGGGGATAGTGTATGTGTATGCTGGCCTAGCAAAACTTAATAGCGACTGGCTCATTAAGGCTATGCCGCTTAAAATCTGGTTACCCTCTAAGTTTGATATTCCATTTATAGGAAACTTGCTGGGAGAGGAATGGGTGCAATATGTTTTTAGCTGGTTTGGAGCGGGATATGACTTATTTATTCCATTTTTTCTGCTCTGGCGTAAGTCTAGAACTTTTGCATTTATCATGGTAATTATCTTCCATGTGCTCACCCGAGTACTATTTCCTATCGGGATGTTTCCGTATGTGATGATAGTGAGTGCGTTGATTTTCTTTGATGCAGGTTTTCATAAAAAGATTATTTACGCTTTCGCGAAAGCGGTAAAATACCCACAACAGTTATTACAAACTAAACAGCGCTATGTACCTAAAAATTCTAATCTAGCAAGGACTTCTGTAGTCATAGTAGCAGTGTTTTTTACTATACAACTGCTCTTGCCATGGCGTAACCTCGCGTATCCTGGGGAGTTATTTTGGACAGAAGAAGGTTACAGATTTTCATGGAGAGTGATGCTTATGGAAAAATCTGGCTATGCACAATTTAAAATAGTAGACGGCGTAAGCGGAAAGCGATTTTATGTAGATAATACAGATTTCTTAACGCCACTGCAAGAAAAGCAAATGAGCTTCCAACCAGACTTTATTTTAGAATATGCTCACTATCTTCGCGACCATTTTGAGGGGCAAGGTCATCAAGAGGTAGAAGTCTACGTTGAGTCTTATGTTGCTCTCAATGGAAGGTTAAGTACCGCTTATGTTGATCCTAAAGTGGATCTCGCGCAAATAGAAGATTCATTTGCTCATAAAAATTGGATTATACCATTTACAGATGAAATTAAAGGTTTATAG
- a CDS encoding imelysin family protein produces the protein MKKIFGIIAIALFFYACGSDDTTITTDDSGTENTSNFDRSAMLTNWADNIIVPGYVDFNAKVNALESATAAFTADASDLTAVRAAWLDAYTTWQRVSMFEIGPAETVNLRLNVNIYPANVTTIESNIDNGSYDFGLSSNRSAKGFPAIDYLLYGLGADDAAILAVYNGAEGADYKQYLIDVVADMKQLTSSVLSEWQGSYRAAFVENDGASATASTDRFVNDYIFYFEKHLRAGKMGIPGGVFSGNVEVGNIEALYAGNLSKDLFLVGLDATQDFFNGIAYNTSAQGESLSSYLDELNAIEGDIFLSSIINNQFDVARASVTALGSFESELSQNPPTTFLESYNEVQRLVPLLKVDMVSAMSISIDFADADGD, from the coding sequence ATGAAAAAGATTTTTGGAATTATAGCAATTGCTTTGTTCTTTTATGCATGTGGTAGTGATGATACAACCATTACAACAGACGATAGTGGGACAGAAAACACAAGTAACTTTGATCGTAGTGCGATGCTTACTAATTGGGCAGATAATATTATTGTGCCAGGTTATGTAGACTTTAATGCAAAGGTAAATGCGCTAGAAAGCGCAACAGCAGCATTTACTGCAGATGCTAGTGATCTTACAGCAGTGCGTGCCGCATGGTTAGACGCTTACACAACATGGCAACGAGTTTCTATGTTTGAAATAGGCCCAGCCGAAACGGTAAACCTACGTCTTAACGTAAATATTTACCCAGCAAATGTTACTACTATAGAAAGTAATATTGATAATGGCTCTTATGATTTTGGACTTTCATCTAACCGTTCTGCCAAAGGTTTTCCCGCAATCGATTATTTATTATACGGTCTTGGAGCAGACGACGCTGCAATTCTTGCTGTTTATAATGGAGCAGAAGGCGCAGATTATAAGCAGTATTTAATCGATGTAGTTGCAGATATGAAGCAACTTACATCATCAGTATTAAGCGAGTGGCAAGGTTCTTACAGAGCTGCTTTTGTAGAAAATGATGGAGCTTCGGCGACGGCATCTACAGATCGTTTTGTAAATGATTATATCTTTTACTTTGAAAAGCACCTAAGAGCAGGAAAAATGGGGATTCCTGGAGGCGTATTTTCTGGTAACGTAGAGGTAGGAAATATAGAAGCACTGTATGCAGGCAACCTTTCTAAAGATTTATTCTTAGTAGGTCTAGATGCAACTCAAGACTTCTTTAATGGAATAGCTTATAACACGAGCGCTCAAGGCGAAAGCTTATCATCATACCTGGATGAGCTTAACGCTATAGAAGGTGATATATTTCTAAGTTCGATTATTAATAATCAGTTTGATGTTGCTCGTGCTTCTGTAACGGCTTTAGGTAGTTTTGAAAGCGAACTTTCTCAAAATCCGCCTACAACATTCTTAGAGTCTTATAATGAAGTACAGCGTCTTGTACCACTTCTCAAAGTAGATATGGTAAGCGCGATGAGTATTAGTATTGACTTTGCAGATGCAGACGGAGATTAA
- a CDS encoding DEAD/DEAH box helicase, with protein sequence MSFKSLGLSDALLKAVSEKGYTTPSPIQQKAIPEVLKGKDVLASAQTGTGKTAGFTLPMIHRLISNPKQGRRKIRALVLTPTRELAAQIQENVLEYSKYVDIKSMVIFGGVNQNPQVRTLRQGVDILVATPGRLLDLQNQGLLSLSDVEFLVLDEADRMLDMGFIHDIKKVLKMVPAKRQNLLFSATFNTDIKKFASSILTNPVLVEATPENTTAEKVDQKTYRVDKSRKTEMLIKFIKEGNWDQVLVFTRTKHGANRLSQKLDKTGISSAAIHGNKTQNARVKALAGFKSGKVRVLVATDIAARGLDIPLLPYVINYELPNVPEDYVHRIGRTGRAGASGQAISLVGVDEVDYVKGIEKLLGEKLHSEVLEGFQPTDTLAQIKKQAAENKARHQQGRRNSRNGGGRGKNTGGNKNSDSRTKNSRRR encoded by the coding sequence ATGTCATTTAAATCTTTAGGGCTCTCTGATGCCCTGCTCAAAGCTGTGAGCGAAAAAGGCTATACAACGCCGTCACCTATTCAACAAAAAGCAATTCCGGAAGTACTAAAAGGCAAAGATGTCCTTGCTAGTGCACAAACAGGAACAGGAAAAACTGCAGGATTCACATTGCCTATGATTCATAGGCTTATAAGTAACCCAAAACAAGGACGCCGCAAGATAAGAGCACTTGTGCTTACACCTACAAGAGAACTTGCTGCACAAATACAAGAAAATGTATTAGAGTACAGTAAGTATGTAGATATTAAATCTATGGTAATCTTTGGAGGAGTAAACCAGAATCCACAAGTACGTACTTTGCGTCAAGGGGTAGATATTCTAGTTGCCACTCCAGGTAGGTTATTAGATTTACAAAATCAAGGTCTACTAAGTCTTTCTGATGTGGAGTTCTTAGTACTTGACGAAGCAGACCGTATGCTAGATATGGGCTTTATACACGATATTAAGAAAGTGTTGAAAATGGTTCCTGCCAAAAGGCAGAATCTTCTTTTTAGTGCAACCTTTAATACAGATATCAAGAAATTTGCAAGTAGCATCCTTACAAATCCTGTACTAGTAGAAGCGACACCAGAAAATACAACTGCCGAAAAAGTAGATCAAAAAACCTATAGAGTAGATAAGTCTCGTAAGACAGAAATGCTTATAAAGTTCATAAAAGAGGGAAATTGGGATCAAGTACTTGTGTTTACAAGAACAAAACACGGTGCAAATAGACTATCTCAAAAATTAGATAAAACAGGAATCTCATCTGCTGCGATACATGGTAATAAAACGCAAAACGCAAGAGTAAAAGCACTCGCAGGTTTTAAAAGCGGTAAAGTACGTGTACTTGTAGCGACAGATATTGCTGCACGTGGTCTTGATATTCCATTATTACCTTATGTAATTAACTATGAGCTGCCTAATGTACCAGAAGATTACGTACACCGCATAGGTCGTACAGGTAGAGCAGGAGCAAGTGGACAAGCAATCTCACTAGTAGGAGTAGATGAGGTAGACTATGTAAAAGGTATAGAAAAACTATTGGGAGAAAAACTACATAGCGAAGTTCTAGAAGGTTTCCAGCCAACAGACACGCTTGCACAAATTAAAAAACAAGCTGCCGAAAATAAAGCCAGGCATCAGCAAGGCCGTCGTAACTCACGTAATGGTGGAGGACGAGGCAAAAATACTGGAGGAAACAAAAATTCTGATAGTAGAACAAAAAATTCAAGAAGACGTTAA
- a CDS encoding L-threonylcarbamoyladenylate synthase translates to MKQEHDAALAVLKRGGLILYPTDTVWGIGCDATNPDAVDKVYALKKRAESKSLICLVSDFKMLNQYVENIPEVAYDILKYAAKPTTIIYDDPIRVATNVIAPDNSTAFRVCRNQFCNFLLKKFRKPIVSTSANVSGKPTPQSFSEISQEIIDGVDYVVNLDRNRTSTKPSAIIKLTEDGKVTIIRD, encoded by the coding sequence ATGAAACAAGAACACGACGCAGCACTAGCCGTTTTAAAAAGAGGTGGCCTTATTCTTTACCCTACTGACACTGTATGGGGAATAGGTTGTGATGCTACAAACCCAGATGCCGTAGATAAAGTTTATGCACTTAAAAAGCGCGCAGAGAGTAAATCTCTTATCTGTCTTGTAAGTGATTTTAAAATGCTTAACCAGTATGTCGAAAATATTCCTGAAGTGGCATATGACATACTTAAATATGCTGCAAAACCTACTACCATCATTTATGACGACCCTATACGCGTAGCAACTAATGTGATTGCACCAGATAACAGCACTGCATTTAGAGTATGTCGCAATCAGTTTTGTAACTTTTTACTTAAAAAGTTTAGAAAACCTATTGTTTCTACAAGCGCAAATGTGTCTGGAAAACCTACTCCACAAAGTTTCAGTGAGATTTCTCAAGAAATTATAGATGGTGTAGATTATGTTGTGAATCTAGATCGCAATCGCACTTCAACAAAACCTAGCGCAATTATAAAACTTACAGAAGACGGTAAAGTAACCATCATAAGAGATTAA
- a CDS encoding heme-binding domain-containing protein, translated as MKILRYFLILALIVLVVIQFIRPDKQEGNYLAIDAFEAETNMPAEVKAIFRNNCYDCHSGVTTYPWYADIAPLSFWVNDHIKDGKRHFDVEEWNNYSLKKKDHKLDELIEEVEEGEMPLKSYTLLHGDLSEEEKELLENWAKATRSQLQSKMVVE; from the coding sequence ATGAAAATACTTCGCTACTTTTTGATTCTTGCACTTATAGTCCTTGTGGTTATCCAATTTATCAGACCTGACAAGCAGGAGGGTAATTACCTTGCTATCGATGCTTTTGAGGCAGAGACTAACATGCCAGCAGAGGTTAAAGCAATATTTAGAAACAATTGTTATGATTGTCATAGTGGTGTAACTACATATCCTTGGTATGCAGATATAGCACCATTATCTTTCTGGGTTAATGATCATATTAAAGATGGAAAAAGACATTTTGATGTGGAAGAGTGGAATAACTACTCGCTTAAGAAAAAAGACCATAAACTAGATGAGCTTATAGAAGAAGTAGAAGAGGGAGAAATGCCATTGAAGTCATATACGTTGCTTCATGGAGACCTCTCTGAAGAAGAAAAAGAGCTTTTAGAAAATTGGGCAAAAGCCACTCGATCCCAGTTACAGAGCAAGATGGTGGTTGAGTAG
- a CDS encoding TonB-dependent receptor, whose translation MKLKVYSTLLLILCALSMSAQFTFSGKVRDATGAGIPEVEVYVRQANMVVTTNASGAFTFDNVPSGNYAVVVFGFAYELIEDQVSITSNITKNYSLQELGESLSEVVLTSRREKIFALRSLKKVEGTAIYAGKKSEVVLVDQLTANLAANAPRQIYSQVVGLNIYENGDAGLQLNIGGRGLDPNRSANFNIRQNNYDISADVLGYPESYYTPPAEALKEIQVVRGAASLQYGTQFGGLINFKFKEPVKDKKIELISRQTAGSYGLLTSFNSLSGTVGKFSYYTYFNYKEGDGWRPNSQFNSRNYLAHAAYQLSENTKITGELTLFNYLAKQAGGLTDAQFIEDPSFSNRDRNWFDVDWKVYSLRLDHAFSEKTDFSLNVFGLDAQRSAVGFRTNRVSQPDDLEEPRELLVDNFTNWGAEARLLTRYKIGEKDAVFLIGSKYYDASNSQQQGPGTTADDADFSFATEQFPNYERQAEFDFPNRNLAIFGENIFNVTDRLSITPGFRYEQIKTESEGSFNNVVVDLAGNVLLNEDVADNRVFDRDFLLLGAGVTYDLSSAVELYGNFSQNYRSVTFNDIRVVDPNASVDPNIKDEEGYTVDLGVRGNFDNKLSYDISVFGLRYDDRLGFLTFVSTDGSIKRRRGNIGDAFIYGLESFVDWNLKEAFFSQRDDYRLKVFANLALTNSEYLSGNAFNIPGSTTVVEPDIKDNSVEFIPRFNFKTGINFGYKNLSTSIQYTLLSEQFTDANNNPAPQAGQSNLSGIVGTIPSYGVLDISAAYTWKRFKLEAGVNNVLDESYFTRRATGYPGPGIIPAEPVTFYTTLQIKL comes from the coding sequence ATGAAATTAAAGGTTTATAGTACGTTATTATTGATTTTATGTGCGCTTTCTATGAGTGCACAATTTACATTTTCAGGTAAAGTAAGAGACGCCACTGGTGCTGGTATTCCAGAGGTTGAGGTATATGTGCGCCAGGCAAATATGGTGGTTACTACAAATGCTTCTGGTGCGTTTACATTTGATAATGTGCCATCTGGAAACTACGCTGTAGTTGTTTTTGGTTTTGCTTACGAGCTTATAGAAGACCAGGTTTCTATTACCAGTAATATCACTAAAAATTATAGCCTTCAAGAGCTTGGAGAGTCACTTTCTGAGGTGGTGCTTACAAGCCGTCGTGAGAAGATTTTTGCACTTCGCTCACTTAAAAAAGTAGAGGGAACAGCAATTTATGCTGGTAAAAAGAGTGAAGTAGTACTTGTAGATCAACTTACGGCAAACCTAGCAGCAAATGCACCTAGACAGATTTATAGTCAAGTGGTAGGACTTAATATTTATGAAAACGGAGATGCTGGATTGCAACTCAATATAGGTGGCCGTGGTCTAGACCCTAACCGCTCTGCCAACTTTAATATTAGACAGAATAACTATGATATAAGTGCAGACGTTCTTGGATATCCAGAAAGTTATTATACGCCACCGGCAGAGGCTCTTAAAGAAATTCAAGTTGTACGTGGTGCTGCATCTTTACAATACGGGACACAGTTTGGCGGATTGATAAATTTTAAATTTAAAGAGCCAGTAAAAGACAAGAAGATTGAATTAATATCGAGACAGACTGCAGGTTCTTATGGGTTGCTTACTTCTTTTAATAGTTTAAGCGGTACAGTGGGGAAGTTCAGTTATTACACTTATTTTAATTACAAAGAAGGAGATGGCTGGAGACCTAACTCTCAGTTTAACAGCCGTAATTACCTTGCACACGCTGCATACCAGCTTAGTGAGAACACTAAAATAACTGGAGAATTGACTTTGTTTAATTATTTAGCAAAACAAGCCGGAGGTCTCACAGATGCTCAATTTATAGAAGACCCTAGCTTTAGTAACCGTGATCGTAACTGGTTTGATGTAGACTGGAAAGTATACTCTTTACGCCTTGATCACGCCTTTAGTGAGAAAACAGATTTTAGTTTAAATGTGTTTGGTCTAGATGCACAACGTAGTGCTGTAGGTTTTAGAACGAATAGAGTGTCACAGCCAGATGATCTTGAAGAACCTAGAGAACTTCTTGTGGATAACTTTACAAACTGGGGTGCGGAGGCGCGCTTGCTTACGAGATATAAGATAGGAGAGAAGGATGCTGTTTTCTTAATAGGAAGTAAGTATTACGATGCAAGTAACAGTCAGCAGCAAGGGCCTGGAACTACAGCAGACGATGCAGATTTTAGTTTTGCTACAGAGCAGTTTCCTAATTATGAACGTCAAGCTGAATTTGATTTTCCTAATAGAAACCTAGCTATTTTTGGGGAAAACATTTTTAATGTGACAGACAGGCTTTCTATAACTCCAGGTTTTAGGTATGAGCAAATCAAAACAGAAAGTGAAGGTTCTTTTAATAATGTGGTGGTTGACTTAGCAGGTAATGTACTTCTAAATGAAGATGTAGCAGATAATAGAGTTTTTGACCGTGATTTTTTACTATTAGGTGCAGGTGTAACGTATGATCTATCTTCAGCAGTTGAATTGTATGGAAACTTTAGCCAGAATTATCGTTCCGTTACTTTTAATGATATTCGAGTGGTTGATCCAAATGCATCGGTCGACCCCAATATAAAAGACGAGGAAGGGTATACGGTAGATTTGGGAGTAAGAGGCAATTTTGATAATAAGCTGTCTTATGATATAAGTGTTTTTGGTTTGCGATATGATGATCGTTTAGGATTTTTGACTTTTGTGAGCACTGATGGAAGTATAAAGCGACGTAGAGGTAACATTGGTGACGCATTTATTTATGGGTTAGAAAGTTTTGTAGATTGGAACTTAAAGGAAGCTTTTTTTAGTCAAAGGGATGACTATCGACTGAAAGTATTTGCAAATTTGGCCTTGACAAATTCTGAATACCTAAGTGGAAACGCATTTAATATTCCGGGCAGTACTACCGTAGTAGAACCGGATATTAAAGATAATTCTGTGGAGTTTATACCTAGATTCAATTTTAAAACGGGAATCAATTTTGGGTACAAAAACCTATCTACGAGCATACAGTACACATTATTATCTGAACAATTTACAGACGCAAATAATAATCCAGCACCTCAAGCTGGCCAAAGCAATTTATCAGGAATTGTTGGAACAATCCCTTCATACGGAGTACTAGATATTTCGGCAGCCTATACTTGGAAGCGTTTCAAGCTAGAGGCTGGAGTAAATAATGTACTAGATGAATCTTACTTCACAAGACGTGCTACAGGATATCCTGGCCCAGGAATTATACCTGCAGAGCCAGTTACCTTCTATACGACACTTCAGATTAAGTTATAG
- a CDS encoding DUF4856 domain-containing protein yields MKNFLPIALAITTIAFTSCEDDDSPVIDQEIEVVAPATYSFERNGESTVSFSGQTTRIAMAQEIVSEMSDFDNASVASLTDMFANENNPFEDADLNASDKSVKSKVAASTDYFSTNAAASAEIKAYIESHFTTQVNEVFPAQNTQASIGVAGQIADGESTRYVAANGFEYNQVVAKSLIGALMVDQMLNNYLGTNVLDAGTNVADNDADILVEGKAYTDMEHKWDEAFGYLFGNSADPANANATIGTDDFFLNRYLGRVEGDEDFAGIAQDVFDAFKLGRAAIVAKDYELRDEQAEILRTKISEVIGVRAVYYLQQGKNAVEQDNFGTAFHDLSEGFGFVYSLQFTRNPDTDAPYLSREEVQGIVSQLTAGNGLWEVTPETLDLISTTISDRFDFTLEQAGS; encoded by the coding sequence ATGAAAAACTTCTTACCAATAGCATTAGCAATTACGACAATCGCCTTTACATCATGTGAAGATGACGATAGCCCAGTAATCGATCAAGAAATTGAAGTAGTTGCACCAGCAACTTATTCTTTTGAAAGAAATGGAGAAAGCACTGTGAGCTTCTCAGGCCAAACAACACGTATCGCGATGGCACAAGAAATTGTGAGCGAGATGAGTGATTTTGATAATGCTTCAGTAGCATCATTAACAGATATGTTTGCAAATGAGAACAACCCTTTTGAGGATGCAGATTTAAATGCGTCTGATAAGAGTGTAAAAAGCAAAGTAGCTGCTTCTACAGATTATTTTTCTACAAATGCAGCAGCCTCTGCCGAAATTAAAGCATATATAGAGTCACACTTTACAACTCAAGTAAATGAAGTGTTTCCAGCTCAAAATACACAAGCCTCTATAGGTGTTGCGGGTCAAATAGCAGATGGAGAAAGTACTCGCTATGTAGCAGCAAATGGTTTTGAATATAACCAAGTAGTAGCAAAGAGTCTTATAGGTGCTTTGATGGTAGATCAAATGCTTAACAATTACCTAGGTACAAACGTACTAGATGCGGGTACTAATGTAGCAGATAATGATGCAGATATACTTGTAGAGGGTAAAGCTTATACAGATATGGAGCACAAGTGGGACGAGGCTTTTGGATACCTCTTTGGTAACAGTGCAGACCCAGCAAATGCAAATGCTACAATAGGTACAGATGATTTCTTCTTAAACAGATACTTAGGTCGTGTGGAAGGTGATGAAGACTTTGCAGGTATCGCTCAAGATGTTTTTGATGCTTTTAAACTAGGTCGTGCAGCAATCGTTGCAAAGGACTACGAATTGAGAGATGAGCAAGCAGAAATCTTAAGAACAAAAATATCTGAAGTTATTGGAGTGCGTGCGGTTTACTACTTACAACAAGGTAAAAATGCAGTAGAGCAAGATAACTTTGGAACTGCATTTCATGATTTATCTGAAGGTTTTGGATTTGTATATAGTTTACAATTTACACGTAACCCTGATACAGATGCACCATACTTATCTAGAGAAGAAGTGCAAGGAATTGTGAGCCAACTTACAGCTGGTAACGGACTTTGGGAAGTTACACCTGAAACACTTGATTTGATTTCAACTACAATTTCAGATCGTTTTGACTTCACACTAGAGCAGGCAGGAAGTTAA